From one Saccharomyces cerevisiae S288C chromosome XVI, complete sequence genomic stretch:
- the RQC2 gene encoding Rqc2p (Component of the Ribosome Quality Control (RQC) complex; RQC is a ribosome-bound complex required for degradation of polypeptides arising from stalled translation; recruits ala- and thr-charged tRNA to the A site and directs CAT (carboxyl-terminal alanine and threonine) tailing, the noncanonical elongation of nascent chains independent of mRNA or 40S subunits, promoting LTN1-mediated ubiquitination and peptide release from stalled ribosomes; monitors translation stress and signals this to Hsf1p) has translation MKQRISALDLLLLARELKQDLEGYRLSNIYNIADSSKQFLLKFNKPDSKLNVVVDCGLRIYLTEFSRPIPPTPSGFVVKLRKHLKAKRLTALKQVDQDRILVLQFADGHFYLVLEFFSAGNVILLDENRRIMALQRVVLEHENKVGQIYEMFDESLFTTNNESADESIEKNRKAEYTSELVNEWIKAVQAKYESDITVIKQLNIQGKEGAKKKKVKVPSIHKLLLSKVPHLSSDLLSKNLKVFNIDPSESCLNLLEETDSLAELLNSTQLEYNQLLTTTDRKGYILAKRNENYISEKDTADLEFIYDTFHPFKPYINGGDTDSSCIIEVEGPYNRTLDKFFSTIESSKYALRIQNQESQAQKKIDDARAENDRKIQALLDVQELNERKGHLIIENAPLIEEVKLAVQGLIDQQMDWNTIEKLIKSEQKKGNRIAQLLNLPLNLKQNKISVKLDLSSKELNTSSDEDNESEGNTTDSSSDSDSEDMESSKERSTKSMKRKSNEKINVTIDLGLSAYANATEYFNIKKTSAQKQKKVEKNVGKAMKNIEVKIDQQLKKKLKDSHSVLKKIRTPYFFEKYSWFISSEGFLVMMGKSPAETDQIYSKYIEDDDIYMSNSFNSHVWIKNPEKTEVPPNTLMQAGILCMSSSEAWSKKISSSPWWCFAKNVSKFDGSDNSILPEGAFRLKNENDQNHLPPAQLVMGFGFLWKVKTSGNEDNGDDDEEEEEEEEEEEEEEEEEEEEEEEEKEEEEKEEEQQQDEDDSNEVNGLEKGGDSNDSTKNNSFEHDNLEKDIEKHCTISSDTDSDSGNAKAKNDNSSTQRILDEPGVPISLIENINSNVRGKRGKLKKIQKKYADQDETERLLRLEALGTLKGIEKQQQRKKEEIMKREVREDRKNKREKQRRLQALKFTKKEKARVNYDKHKSELKPSLDKGDVVDDIIPVFAPWPALLKYKYKVKIQPGSAKKTKTLTEILHYFKSRPLDGSSTDNEMDWPQEHEMIKGLKEQDLVLLLCVDKLKVTIAGQKSTKNGGNSSKKGKKKR, from the coding sequence ATGAAGCAAAGAATTAGTGCCCTAGATTTACTGCTGTTGGCTAGAGAGCTGAAACAGGATTTGGAAGGCTACCGATTGagtaatatatataacatTGCCGATTCCTCAAAACAATTTTTGCTGAAATTTAATAAACCAGATTCTAAACTCAATGTTGTTGTCGATTGTGGCTTAAGAATTTACTTAACTGAATTTAGTAGGCCAATACCTCCAACTCCTTCCGGCTTTGTTGTCAAACTAAGGAAGCATCTTAAAGCTAAACGGTTAACAGCTTTAAAGCAAGTAGACCAGGATAGAATTCTTGTTCTACAATTTGCTGATGGCCACTTCTATTTAgttttggaatttttcagTGCAGGGAATGTCATTCTTCTAGATGAGAACAGAAGAATTATGGCTTTGCAAAGAGTCGTTCTAGAGCATGAAAATAAGGTCGGACAAATTTATGAAATGTTTGACGAATCACTTTTTACCACAAATAACGAGTCTGCTGATGAATCCatagaaaaaaacagaaagGCAGAATACACCTCTGAACTAGTCAACGAGTGGATAAAAGCAGTTCAAGCCAAGTATGAATCAGACATTACTGTTATTAAGCAACTTAACATTCAAGGGAAGGAGGGcgctaaaaaaaaaaaagtgaaagtacCTTCCATCCATAAACTGCTGCTTTCGAAAGTCCCTCATTTGTCttcagatttattatcaaaGAACCTTAAGGTATTCAATATCGACCCTTCAGAGTCTTGTTTAAATCTTTTGGAGGAAACAGACTCACTCGCCGAATTGCTAAACAGTACTCAGTTAGAATATAATCAACTTTTAACTACCACCGATAGAAAGGGTTACATTTTGgccaaaagaaatgaaaattataTCTCTGAAAAAGATACTGCCGATTTGGAATTTATTTATGATACATTCCATCCCTTTAAGCCATATATAAATGGGGGAGACACTGACTCTTCTTGTATCATTGAAGTTGAAGGTCCTTACAATAGGACGCTagacaaatttttctcaaCAATAGAATCCTCTAAGTATGCTCTACGTATACAAAATCAGGAATCGCAAGcgcaaaagaaaatcgaTGATGCTCGTGCCGAAAATGatagaaaaatacaagCTTTATTAGACGTCCAAGAACTAAATGAAAGGAAAGGCCATCTCataattgaaaatgcaCCCTTAATAGAGGAAGTTAAGCTTGCTGTTCAGGGTCTAATCGATCAACAAATGGACTGGAACACTATTGAGAAACTAATTAAAagtgaacaaaaaaaaggcaacAGAATTGCTCAGCTTTTGAACTTGCCTTTGAACTTGAAACAGAACAAAATTAGCGTCAAGCTTGATCTCTCTAGCAAGGAACTCAACACTTCTTCAGACGAGGACAATGAATCAGAAGGCAATACTACTGATAGTTCTAGTGACTCAGACTCAGAAGACATGGAGAGTTCGAAGGAGAGGAGTACAAAAAgtatgaaaagaaaatctaaTGAAAAGATAAACGTTACAATTGACCTTGGTTTATCAGCTTATGCCAATGCCACTgaatatttcaatatcaaaaaaacaagTGCtcaaaagcagaaaaaagTCGAAAAGAATGTCGGCAAGGCTATGAAGAATATTGAAGTCAAAATTGATcaacaattgaaaaaaaagctaaaaGATTCTCACAGTGTCTTAAAAAAGATCCGCACTCCttacttttttgaaaaatatagtTGGTTTATTTCAAGTGAAGGATTTTTGGTCATGATGGGTAAAAGTCCGGCTGAGACAGATCAAATCTATTCAAAATatattgaagatgatgatatttATATGTCCAATAGTTTTAACTCTCATGTATGGATCAAAAATCCAGAAAAAACAGAAGTTCCACCGAACACTTTGATGCAAGCGGGTATACTATGCATGTCCTCAAGCGAGGCTTGGTCGAAGAAgatatcttcttctccaTGGTGGTGCTTTGCAAAGAATGTTAGTAAATTCGATGGCTCTGATAACTCCATTCTGCCAGAAGGTGCCTTTCGGttgaaaaatgagaatGATCAAAACCATTTACCCCCTGCTCAACTTGTGATGGgttttggatttttatgGAAAGTGAAAACCAGTGGAAATGAGGATAatggtgatgatgacgaagaagaagaagaagaagaagaggaagaagaagaagaagaagaagaagaagaagaagaagaagaagaagaaaaagaagaagaagaaaaagaagaagagcaacagcaagatgaagacgatAGTAACGAGGTCAATGGGTTAGAGAAGGGTGGAGATTCAAACGATAGCACGAAAAACAACAGTTTTGAACACGataatcttgaaaaagacATCGAAAAGCATTGCACCATATCATCCGATACCGACTCTGATTCTGGAAATGCTAAAGCCAAAAATGACAATAGCAGTACGCAGCGTATCCTTGATGAACCAGGTGTTCCGATATCTTTAATCGAAAACATAAACAGTAACGTCCGTGgtaaaagaggaaaattgaagaaaattcaaaagaaatacgCCGACCAGGATGAAACTGAACGTCTCTTGCGTTTGGAGGCCTTGGGTACTTTGAAGGGTATCGAAAAGCAGCaacaaaggaagaaagaagaaataatgaagCGAGAAGTTAGAGAAgatagaaagaataaacgcgagaaacaaagaagacTACAGGCTTTAAAATTCAccaaaaaagagaaagcaAGAGTGAACTATGATAAACACAAGTCCGAATTAAAACCATCTCTCGATAAGGGCGATGTGGTTGATGATATTATACCAGTATTTGCCCCCTGGCCTGCGCTTTtgaaatataaatacaAAGTCAAAATACAACCGGGAAGTGCGAAGAAAACTAAGACTTTAACTGAAATTTTACATTATTTCAAGAGTAGACCACTAGACGGTTCTTCAACTGACAACGAAATGGATTGGCCCCAAGAACATGAAATGATTAAAGGCTTGAAGGAACAGGACTTGGTTCTTCTGCTCTGTGTCGACAAGTTAAAAGTAACAATCGCTGGGCAGAAATCCACCAAGAACGGTGGTAACTCTTCGAAGAagggcaaaaaaaaacgctAA
- the CHL1 gene encoding DNA helicase (Probable DNA helicase; involved in sister-chromatid cohesion and genome integrity and interstrand cross-link repair; interacts with ECO1 and CTF18; mutants are defective in silencing, rDNA recombination, aging and the heat shock response; FANCJ-like helicase family member; mutations in the human homolog, DDX11/ChLR1, cause Warsaw breakage syndrome), which produces MDKKEYSETFYHPYKPYDIQVQLMETVYRVLSEGKKIAILESPTGTGKTLSLICATMTWLRMNKADIFTRMETNIKTNEDDSENLSDDEPDWVIDTYRKSVLQEKVDLLNDYEKHLNEINTTSCKQLKTMCDLDKEHGRYKSVDPLRKKRKGARHLDVSLEEQDFIPRPYESDSENNDTSKSTRGGRISDKDYKLSELNSQIITLLDKIDGKVSRDPNNGDRFDVTNQNPVKIYYASRTYSQLGQFTSQLRLPSFPSSFRDKVPDEKVKYLPLASKKQLCINPKVMKWKTLEAINDACADLRHSKEGCIFYQNTNEWRHCPDTLALRDMIFSEIQDIEDLVPLGKSLGICPYYASREALPIAEVVTLPYQYLLSESTRSSLQINLENSIVIIDEAHNLIETINSIYSSQISLEDLKNCHKGIVTYFNKFKSRLNPGNRVNLLKLNSLLMTLIQFIVKNFKKIGQEIDPNDMFTGSNIDTLNIHKLLRYIKVSKIAYKIDTYNQALKEEESSKNENPIKETHKKSVSSQPLLFKVSQFLYCLTNLTSEGQFFFEKNYSIKYMLLEPSKPFESILNQAKCVVLAGGTMEPMSEFLSNLLPEVPSEDITTLSCNHVIPKENLQTYITNQPELEFTFEKRMSPSLVNNHLFQFFVDLSKAVPKKGGIVAFFPSYQYLAHVIQCWKQNDRFATLNNVRKIFYEAKDGDDILSGYSDSVAEGRGSLLLAIVGGKLSEGINFQDDLCRAVVMVGLPFPNIFSGELIVKRKHLAAKIMKSGGTEEEASRATKEFMENICMKAVNQSVGRAIRHANDYANIYLLDVRYNRPNFRKKLSRWVQDSINSEHTTHQVISSTRKFFSMRSLNSR; this is translated from the coding sequence ATGGacaaaaaggaatattCGGAGACTTTCTATCATCCTTATAAGCCCTATGATATTCAGGTACAGTTAATGGAAACTGTATACAGAGTGCTATCCGAAGGGAAGAAAATAGCTATCCTGGAAAGCCCCACTGGGACAGGCAAGACGCTGTCCTTAATCTGTGCCACGATGACTTGGTTGAGAATGAATAAAGCAGATATTTTCACCCGCATGGAAACTAACATCAAAACGAATGAAGATGATAGTGAAAACCTAAGCGATGACGAGCCAGACTGGGTTATTGACACTTATCGAAAGTCTgttttacaagaaaaggTGGATTTGCTAAATGATTATGAGAAGCATTTAAACGAAATTAACACGACCAGTTGTAAGCAGTTGAAAACTATGTGTGATTTAGATAAAGAACATGGAAGATATAAATCAGTTGATCCATTAAGAAAGAAACGCAAAGGCGCTAGGCACCTTGATGTATCACttgaagaacaagattTTATTCCGCGCCCGTACGAATCAGATTCTGAAAACAATGATACCTCCAAAAGCAcaagaggaggaagaatATCTGATAAAGATTACAAATTGAGTGAACTAAATTCACAAATAATAACACTTTTAGACAAAATTGATGGGAAGGTTTCGAGAGATCCAAACAATGGCGATCGCTTTGACGTTACAAATCAAAATCCAGTGAAAATATATTATGCATCCAGAACTTATTCACAATTAGGTCAATTTACTTCTCAGTTAAGATTACCCTCGTTCCCATCATCCTTTAGGGATAAGGTCCCAGATGAAAAGGTGAAGTACTTACCACTTGCTTCGAAAAAGCAGCTTTGTATTAATCCAAAAGTGATGAAGTGGAAAACATTGGAAGCTATTAATGACGCATGTGCGGACCTTAGACATAGTAAAGAGGGATGTAtcttttatcaaaataCAAACGAATGGCGTCATTGTCCTGATACGTTAGCTCTCAGAgatatgattttttcagaaattcaagatattgaagatttaGTTCCCCTGGGAAAATCTTTGGGAATTTGTCCCTATTACGCCTCGAGGGAGGCACTTCCTATTGCGGAGGTAGTGACTTTGCCATATCAATACTTACTTTCTGAGTCCACCCGTTCAAGTCTTCAAATAAACCTTGAAAATTCTATAGTAATTATTGATGAGGCTCATAATTTGATAGAAACAATAAATTCTATATATTCCTCTCAGATCTCGTTGGAGGACTTAAAGAATTGCCATAAGGGGATAGTAACttatttcaacaaatttaaGTCCAGGCTCAATCCCGGTAACAGAGTAAATCTATTAAAGCTCAATTCACTTTTGATGACTCTGATTCAATTTATAgttaaaaatttcaagaagatAGGACAAGAAATAGATCCTAACGATATGTTCACAGGAAGTAACATCGATACCCTAAACATTCATAAACTATTGAGATATATAAAAGTCTCCAAAATTGCTTACAAAATTGACACGTATAACCAGGCActaaaagaggaagaatcgtcaaaaaatgaaaatccAATAAAAGAAACGCATAAAAAATCAGTTTCTTCTCAGCCATTACTTTTCAAGGTTTCTCAATTCCTATATTGTTTGACAAATTTGACGTCAGAAggacaatttttttttgagaaaaattattcaataaaGTACATGCTTCTAGAACCAAGTAAACCTTTTGAGTCAATACTAAATCAAGCAAAATGTGTAGTCCTTGCAGGTGGGACAATGGAACCCATGTCAGAGTTTTTGTCGAATTTGCTACCTGAAGTTCCTTCTGAAGACATTACGACCTTGTCGTGCAATCATGTTATACCGAAAGAGAATTTGCAAACTTATATCACAAACCAGCCTGAGCTTGAGTTCACATtcgaaaaaagaatgtcTCCCTCCCTTGTAAAtaatcatctttttcaattttttgttgatcTGAGCAAAGCAGTTCCTAAAAAGGGTGGTATTGtagctttttttccaagCTATCAGTATTTGGCGCATGTAATTCAGTGCTGGAAACAGAATGACAGGTTTGCTACATTAAATAACGTGaggaaaatattctatGAAGCAAAAGACGGCGATGATATTCTATCTGGATATTCTGATTCGGTAGCAGAGGGAAGGGGGTCTCTTTTGCTGGCTATTGTTGGGGGAAAATTATCAGAGGGaataaattttcaagatgaTTTATGTAGGGCTGTGGTGATGGTGGGCCTGCCGTTcccaaatatttttagtGGAGAACTAATAGTTAAAAGGAAGCATTTGGCCGCTAAAATAATGAAGTCAGGCGGAACGGAAGAGGAAGCTTCACGAGCAACAAAGGAGTTTATGGAGAATATTTGTATGAAAGCTGTCAACCAAAGTGTTGGACGTGCTATACGGCATGCAAATGATTACGCAAACATTTACTTGCTCGATGTGCGATATAATAGGCCCAATTTCCGGAAAAAATTGTCACGTTGGGTGCAAGATTCTATCAATTCCGAACATACAACACATCAGGTCATTTCTTCAACACggaagtttttttcaatgcGCAGCCTGAATTCACGCTAA